The following are encoded together in the Ignatzschineria indica genome:
- a CDS encoding Wzz/FepE/Etk N-terminal domain-containing protein, whose amino-acid sequence MMMRSISFTLWRHKWLIIAVTILATIIAALFAFITIKPSYHASATIAAPNVYQVTGLNLGATPITLQPEQISFTEESLMPLSTQDVFELLSNVAQSPKVQQDFFAQLQEENRGHSLQGNLSIEADGKSSTLTISAQGPNAKDSYTMTNSYLNYLNAVAADLLLKDRQAELDALKANLSRQLQSLERVLEKERLYQIAALKNSYQTAEKLNLTLPTGNGEDPYLLGTEILAAKIAFLEKQKDQYGDNQRHNELTAKIDALQAFTLPEADNLEVYTLSQSAALPTVPLPTKKKLIIIIGFLLAGMLGAAIVLLREAIRNYKARKVAEV is encoded by the coding sequence ATGATGATGAGATCGATCTCTTTTACGCTTTGGCGCCATAAGTGGCTGATCATTGCGGTCACAATCCTTGCCACAATCATCGCCGCTCTCTTCGCTTTTATCACCATAAAGCCAAGTTATCACGCTTCTGCGACAATTGCTGCTCCCAATGTCTATCAGGTAACAGGGCTCAACTTAGGAGCAACCCCCATCACCTTACAACCTGAGCAGATCAGCTTTACCGAAGAGAGCTTAATGCCACTTAGTACACAGGATGTGTTTGAGCTTCTCTCTAATGTTGCGCAATCACCAAAGGTGCAGCAAGATTTCTTCGCGCAATTGCAAGAAGAGAATAGAGGCCACTCATTACAAGGGAATCTCTCGATCGAAGCGGATGGTAAAAGCTCAACTTTAACCATTTCGGCTCAAGGACCAAATGCTAAAGATAGCTACACGATGACCAATAGTTATCTCAATTATCTCAATGCTGTTGCGGCGGATCTTCTATTAAAAGATCGCCAAGCCGAACTCGATGCGTTAAAAGCGAATCTCTCACGTCAGCTTCAGAGCTTAGAGCGTGTTTTAGAGAAGGAGCGCCTCTACCAAATCGCAGCTCTTAAAAACAGCTATCAAACCGCAGAGAAGCTCAATTTAACGCTTCCTACCGGGAATGGTGAAGATCCATATCTCTTAGGAACAGAGATTCTTGCGGCAAAAATCGCTTTTTTAGAGAAGCAGAAAGATCAATATGGTGATAATCAGAGACACAATGAGCTCACCGCAAAGATCGATGCACTCCAAGCTTTTACCCTTCCAGAAGCAGATAATTTAGAGGTCTATACCCTCTCCCAATCTGCTGCACTACCAACAGTACCTCTTCCTACAAAGAAGAAACTAATTATCATCATCGGTTTTCTCTTAGCAGGAATGCTTGGTGCCGCGATTGTTCTCTTACGTGAAGCAATTCGTAATTACAAAGCGCGTAAAGTGGCTGAGGTTTAA
- a CDS encoding HesB/IscA family protein, with translation MLIVTDAARKQLAKNLGESSAEAIKIALQKSGCSGYKYYIDFCDKVDEKVVVIEETPVKIVAEPDILPYLESVTLDYIQDGINRMFKFQNPEAKAECGCGESFLL, from the coding sequence ATGTTAATAGTGACAGATGCCGCAAGAAAACAGCTTGCAAAAAATTTAGGTGAGAGCAGTGCCGAGGCGATTAAGATCGCCCTTCAGAAGTCGGGCTGTTCGGGATATAAATACTATATCGATTTTTGTGACAAAGTGGATGAGAAGGTTGTGGTGATTGAAGAGACGCCGGTGAAGATTGTCGCCGAGCCCGATATTCTCCCCTATCTTGAGTCGGTCACGCTCGATTATATTCAAGATGGCATTAACCGCATGTTTAAATTCCAAAATCCCGAAGCGAAAGCAGAGTGTGGTTGTGGTGAGAGCTTTTTGCTCTAA
- a CDS encoding N-acetylglutaminylglutamine amidotransferase: MSGIAGVLKLDQTAVDEGLLQKMSEPIQKRGPDGTTIIQYQNMGFVQTKLAAVSNGTEPFFDEDFGIIVATNGTIYNQDELRERLIEAGYRFLTESQAEVLTKAYHCWGESFVEELDGAYAIALWSEADRALLLVRDRFGKKPLYYSFGQSERALYFASNTQSLLQTRDIDTEIDPHALHFMYSLHAVVPAPWTILKGIRKVEPGHYLRIDADGSSRSVSYWELTAERDYPQYDEVEWREMIESTLKSAIKKEMNFANEKVGVLLSGGLDSTLITALAIEEGIEGIQTFSVGFEDQPEEKGSEFFYSDQFVDKYQTDHYKFEVPNSEALSRLPEAIANMSEPLFGQDAIGFYLLSERVKTVTSVVQSGQGADEVFAGYFWYPKMVAETEQDPLKRFAKHYFDRPHEEWLEAFTPKYHTENIAGEYIREHLTRPGADTFLDQVLRLDVTRLVVDDPVKRVDNMTMAHGLEARMPFMDQRLVELAMALPPEYKLSHHGKGILKEIARGRVPDSIIDRPKAYFPMPALKYVRGEFLEMMRDTLTSKKAKERGIFNPAYIDELLKNPEAPTSFTNIQGSKLWHAALLELWLNSVGL; this comes from the coding sequence ATGAGTGGAATAGCCGGTGTATTGAAATTAGATCAGACAGCTGTTGATGAAGGATTACTTCAGAAGATGTCAGAGCCGATCCAGAAACGGGGTCCCGATGGCACGACGATTATCCAATATCAAAATATGGGCTTTGTGCAGACAAAGTTAGCAGCGGTAAGTAATGGTACGGAACCCTTCTTTGATGAGGATTTCGGCATCATTGTTGCTACCAATGGCACAATCTATAACCAAGATGAGTTGCGTGAGCGCTTAATCGAAGCAGGTTACCGCTTTCTAACAGAGAGTCAGGCGGAAGTCTTAACAAAGGCGTATCACTGTTGGGGTGAATCTTTTGTCGAGGAGCTCGATGGTGCATATGCCATTGCCCTCTGGAGTGAGGCGGATCGGGCGCTACTACTCGTTCGCGATCGTTTTGGTAAAAAGCCGCTCTATTATAGTTTTGGTCAATCGGAGCGCGCGCTCTATTTTGCTTCTAATACGCAGAGTCTTCTACAGACGCGTGATATCGACACAGAGATCGATCCGCATGCACTCCACTTTATGTATTCGCTCCATGCTGTTGTGCCGGCACCTTGGACTATTCTGAAAGGGATTCGCAAAGTAGAGCCGGGGCATTATCTACGGATCGATGCCGATGGTTCTAGCCGTTCAGTGAGCTATTGGGAGCTAACGGCAGAGCGCGATTATCCTCAATATGATGAGGTAGAGTGGCGCGAGATGATCGAAAGCACGCTCAAATCAGCGATCAAGAAAGAGATGAATTTCGCCAATGAGAAGGTGGGTGTTTTGCTCTCAGGTGGGCTCGATTCCACATTGATCACGGCATTAGCGATTGAAGAGGGGATCGAAGGAATTCAGACCTTCTCCGTCGGTTTTGAAGATCAGCCAGAAGAGAAGGGTTCGGAGTTCTTCTATTCCGATCAATTTGTCGATAAGTATCAGACCGATCATTATAAGTTTGAAGTCCCTAATAGTGAGGCGCTCTCGCGTTTGCCGGAGGCGATTGCTAATATGAGTGAACCGCTCTTTGGGCAAGATGCGATCGGCTTCTATCTTCTCTCAGAAAGGGTGAAGACGGTCACCTCAGTGGTTCAGAGCGGGCAGGGGGCAGATGAGGTCTTTGCCGGTTATTTCTGGTATCCCAAAATGGTGGCAGAGACGGAGCAAGATCCTCTTAAACGCTTTGCAAAACACTATTTTGATCGTCCGCATGAGGAGTGGTTAGAGGCATTCACACCGAAATATCATACGGAGAATATTGCCGGCGAATATATTCGGGAACACCTAACGCGCCCCGGAGCAGATACCTTCTTAGATCAGGTATTGCGTCTCGATGTGACACGTTTAGTGGTGGATGATCCCGTTAAACGGGTCGATAATATGACGATGGCGCACGGCTTAGAAGCGCGCATGCCCTTTATGGATCAGCGCCTTGTTGAACTCGCAATGGCGCTCCCGCCGGAGTATAAATTGAGTCATCATGGTAAAGGGATCTTAAAAGAGATCGCCAGAGGACGCGTTCCCGATTCAATTATCGATCGCCCAAAAGCGTACTTCCCAATGCCGGCACTCAAATATGTGCGCGGAGAGTTCTTAGAGATGATGCGCGATACCTTAACGAGTAAAAAAGCGAAAGAGCGCGGCATCTTCAATCCCGCCTATATCGACGAACTCCTCAAAAACCCAGAAGCCCCCACAAGCTTCACCAATATCCAAGGCTCAAAATTGTGGCACGCCGCACTTTTAGAACTCTGGTTAAATTCGGTAGGGTTGTAG
- a CDS encoding ACT domain-containing protein yields MPTREVSLQDILQNLDPVMAPETYVYVGVSNQSLLKVLGFDPVAFFKEPEGITLILKKEDADNNFLNYQTEYCRIILNAPFAMRCVGLTAIVSSALAKAGISIIPILSAYKRSILVEKEDAHTALEILNAMQKKVQGLGAH; encoded by the coding sequence ATGCCTACGAGAGAAGTATCCCTACAAGATATCTTGCAAAACTTAGATCCTGTTATGGCTCCTGAAACCTATGTCTATGTAGGTGTCTCTAACCAATCTCTCCTAAAGGTCTTAGGGTTTGATCCTGTTGCGTTCTTTAAAGAGCCGGAAGGCATCACGCTGATTCTTAAGAAAGAGGATGCCGACAATAACTTCCTCAATTATCAAACAGAGTATTGCCGTATTATTCTCAATGCCCCATTCGCTATGCGTTGTGTCGGGCTGACGGCGATTGTAAGCAGTGCGCTCGCTAAGGCCGGCATCTCCATCATTCCGATTTTAAGCGCCTATAAACGCTCGATTTTAGTAGAGAAAGAGGATGCCCACACCGCCCTTGAGATCCTCAATGCCATGCAGAAAAAGGTACAAGGCTTAGGAGCACATTAA
- the uvrC gene encoding excinuclease ABC subunit UvrC, which yields MDKKIEKRIENGIDREVDSEIEQEKGMQTSKLQKEKASPFDADELLRHAPTTPGIYMMKDIDGQIIYVGKAKNLKNRLSSYFKGKQHAPKTVALVANIASVEMTLTATERDALILEGNLIKAHRPRYNVRLIDDKSYPYIYLSDHPFPRFSFYRGTRKRRGRLFGPYPSSGAVKETLNLMKKVFRIRECEDSFFSHRTRPCLQYQIDRCSAPCVNKISREDYLEAVKEAVLFLSGESNQLVDLLIEKMQHYSGELQFEAAAKIRDQIQDIREIQGSNRMEESRDSLDIMVLYQKAEVANIEVMTIRDGRVLGTRAYFPQVPKDTRSEEIMSAFVGQYYGEHRLPPRNIILNLPLSNEEEEWLKLGLSEWIEYPILLQYPHNIRGRKRRWLEMAEQNARHSVEIKLASRTQIEDRLYALNQILLPALTGQKADAAMLEERMIQRIECFDISHSFGERTVASNVVYTPEGFTKKYYRRYNIEGVTAGDDYEAMRQALTRRFQSREKSGKGEGKLRDRPDLLLIDGGKGQLQVALEVLDALNITDQWVISISEGEGKVRGKDIIWLRDKSPLFIDPTTPAFHLLTQIRDEAHRFAIEGHRARRDKMRRRSILEDIPGIGESRRTALLTHFGGIESLKSAAVEDIAKVPGISDKLAEVVFQALRESS from the coding sequence ATGGATAAAAAGATCGAAAAGCGGATAGAGAATGGGATCGATAGAGAGGTCGATAGCGAGATCGAACAGGAGAAGGGGATGCAAACCTCCAAATTGCAGAAGGAGAAAGCATCTCCCTTTGATGCCGATGAGCTCTTAAGACATGCGCCGACAACGCCCGGCATCTATATGATGAAGGATATAGATGGGCAAATTATCTATGTGGGTAAGGCAAAGAATCTTAAAAATCGGCTCTCTAGCTACTTTAAGGGAAAGCAACATGCTCCGAAAACGGTCGCATTGGTGGCTAATATCGCCTCGGTGGAGATGACACTCACGGCAACTGAGCGCGATGCCCTGATTCTTGAGGGTAACCTGATCAAAGCACATCGACCACGCTATAACGTTCGCTTGATCGATGATAAGAGCTACCCCTATATCTATCTTTCAGATCATCCCTTTCCCCGTTTTAGCTTCTATCGCGGAACGCGTAAACGGCGCGGTCGCCTCTTTGGCCCCTATCCCTCCTCCGGAGCCGTCAAAGAGACCTTAAATCTGATGAAGAAGGTCTTCCGTATCCGTGAGTGTGAGGATTCCTTCTTCTCCCATCGTACGCGCCCCTGCTTGCAATATCAGATCGATCGCTGTAGCGCCCCCTGTGTCAATAAGATTAGCCGAGAGGATTATCTCGAAGCGGTGAAGGAGGCAGTACTCTTTTTGAGTGGTGAGTCGAATCAACTGGTGGATCTCTTGATTGAGAAGATGCAACACTATAGCGGGGAACTACAATTTGAGGCGGCGGCGAAGATTCGGGATCAGATCCAAGATATTCGGGAGATTCAAGGCTCCAATCGTATGGAGGAGAGTCGCGATTCCCTCGATATTATGGTGCTCTACCAAAAGGCAGAGGTGGCCAATATCGAGGTGATGACGATCCGCGATGGCCGCGTTTTAGGAACGAGAGCCTATTTCCCCCAAGTGCCGAAAGATACCCGTAGTGAAGAGATTATGAGTGCCTTTGTGGGGCAATATTATGGTGAGCATCGACTTCCGCCACGTAATATTATCCTCAATCTCCCCCTCTCAAATGAGGAGGAAGAGTGGCTCAAGTTGGGGCTTTCAGAGTGGATTGAGTATCCGATTTTACTGCAATATCCGCACAATATTCGGGGTCGAAAGAGACGCTGGTTAGAGATGGCAGAGCAAAATGCAAGGCACTCTGTGGAGATTAAGCTTGCAAGCCGGACACAGATTGAAGATCGCCTCTATGCGCTCAACCAGATTCTTCTGCCGGCATTAACAGGTCAAAAAGCAGATGCTGCGATGCTTGAAGAGCGGATGATTCAGCGGATTGAATGTTTCGATATCTCCCATAGCTTTGGGGAGCGAACGGTGGCTTCAAATGTGGTCTATACGCCGGAAGGATTTACTAAGAAATATTATCGGCGCTACAATATCGAAGGAGTGACCGCAGGCGATGATTATGAAGCGATGCGCCAAGCATTAACGCGCCGTTTTCAGAGCCGAGAGAAGAGTGGCAAGGGGGAAGGGAAGTTACGCGATCGCCCCGATCTGCTCCTGATCGATGGCGGAAAAGGGCAGCTTCAAGTTGCGCTTGAGGTGCTCGATGCACTCAATATTACGGATCAATGGGTGATCAGTATCTCTGAAGGGGAGGGGAAAGTGCGCGGTAAAGATATTATCTGGCTCCGTGATAAATCGCCCCTCTTTATCGATCCTACGACGCCGGCATTCCATCTCTTAACTCAGATTCGGGATGAAGCACATCGCTTTGCCATTGAAGGGCATCGGGCAAGGCGAGATAAGATGCGTCGCCGCTCGATATTGGAAGATATCCCCGGCATTGGTGAGAGTCGCAGAACGGCGTTATTGACCCACTTTGGCGGTATCGAATCCTTAAAGAGTGCGGCGGTAGAAGATATCGCTAAAGTGCCGGGAATTAGTGATAAGTTAGCGGAGGTAGTCTTTCAAGCATTGCGAGAATCCTCTTAG
- a CDS encoding MATE family efflux transporter, with the protein MAESRVYRRFRFQRDELSMLMTLSLPILITQWFLVGMGVVDIAITGHFDDNVQASVGLGVMIWNPLLLCSTGVLMSVAIFSAHEFGKGKSEDVALIWHNGLLISSVLIVAVVLIMNFFSGHLLRFLSVEEHLIPGSISYLRALSIGAPAILIFNSLRAVCEGVARPLPITIVCGIGFLVNAFLNYILVNGWELIQLPSLGIIGSGLGTGLTFWVMLFLLVGITFIDRRLRNLQLLRGFKRPDARLGEMIRVGIPSGATLFAEVAIFSAAGLILGQFGTIVVASHQISLAITSMTFMIPLSVAMALTSMVGQRMGRMDYESVRRLSDMGRVVVLGLMLVTSLMLFFARFHIPQLFNTNPEIVQMSAALIVYSLFFQLPDGLQISANGILRGMKDTKVPMYLGIASYWLIAFPLSYYLGVVKHLEAPGVWMGLIAGLTVAALFLNVRLAILTRRLPSVTTAPSGADR; encoded by the coding sequence ATGGCAGAGAGTAGAGTCTATAGACGATTTAGATTTCAGCGAGATGAGCTGAGCATGCTGATGACACTATCGTTACCGATCCTCATTACTCAATGGTTTTTGGTAGGGATGGGGGTTGTCGATATCGCCATTACCGGGCACTTTGATGATAATGTGCAAGCTTCGGTCGGCTTAGGGGTGATGATCTGGAATCCCCTTCTGCTCTGTAGTACCGGCGTCTTAATGAGTGTCGCGATCTTTAGTGCTCATGAATTTGGGAAGGGCAAGAGTGAGGATGTCGCCTTGATCTGGCACAACGGCCTTTTAATCTCCTCTGTTCTAATCGTTGCCGTGGTGCTGATTATGAACTTCTTCTCCGGTCATCTTTTGCGATTTCTATCGGTAGAGGAGCATCTAATTCCCGGATCGATCTCCTATCTGCGTGCGCTTAGTATCGGTGCGCCGGCGATCTTGATCTTCAACAGTCTTCGCGCTGTCTGTGAAGGGGTGGCAAGACCGCTTCCAATTACCATTGTCTGTGGGATCGGTTTTCTGGTGAATGCTTTTTTAAACTATATCTTGGTTAATGGCTGGGAGTTGATTCAGCTACCTAGCCTTGGAATAATCGGTTCCGGCTTAGGCACAGGGCTCACCTTCTGGGTGATGCTCTTTCTCCTTGTAGGGATCACCTTTATTGATCGCAGATTGCGTAACTTGCAGTTATTACGTGGATTTAAGCGCCCTGATGCGCGTCTTGGAGAGATGATCCGTGTGGGGATTCCTAGTGGTGCAACGCTCTTTGCGGAAGTGGCGATCTTCTCTGCTGCCGGCTTAATTCTGGGGCAGTTTGGAACCATTGTGGTGGCAAGTCATCAGATCTCTCTTGCGATCACCTCTATGACCTTTATGATTCCGCTTAGTGTCGCGATGGCGCTCACCTCGATGGTGGGGCAGCGAATGGGACGAATGGATTATGAGAGTGTCCGTCGTCTAAGTGATATGGGGCGAGTGGTTGTCTTGGGATTAATGTTAGTGACGAGCTTGATGCTCTTCTTCGCCCGTTTCCATATTCCACAACTCTTCAATACCAATCCGGAGATTGTGCAGATGTCAGCGGCGCTCATTGTCTACTCCCTCTTCTTCCAACTGCCCGATGGTTTGCAGATCTCCGCCAATGGTATTTTACGCGGAATGAAGGATACTAAGGTGCCGATGTATTTAGGGATCGCCTCCTACTGGCTGATCGCCTTCCCCTTAAGTTACTATCTCGGTGTGGTCAAACATCTGGAAGCGCCGGGAGTTTGGATGGGGCTGATTGCCGGCTTAACGGTAGCGGCACTCTTCCTCAATGTACGATTAGCGATTTTAACGCGTCGCTTACCTTCTGTAACAACTGCGCCGAGTGGGGCAGATAGATGA